One genomic region from Sander lucioperca isolate FBNREF2018 chromosome 3, SLUC_FBN_1.2, whole genome shotgun sequence encodes:
- the kif13ba gene encoding kinesin-like protein KIF13B isoform X1, whose protein sequence is MGEPSLDDANVKVAVRVRPMNRREKELNTKCIVEMAKNQTILHPGGANLGKADSRSQSKVFAYDYCFWSMDETDKERFAGQEVVFQCLGESLLRNAFQGYNACIFAYGQTGSGKSYTMMGSGDQPGLIPRLCSALFDRTQKEQREEESFTVEVSYMEIYNEKVRDLLDPKGGRQTLRVREHKVLGPYVDGLSRLAVASYKDIESLMSEGNKSRTVAATNMNEESSRSHAVFNIILTHTLKDLQSGTSGEKVSRLSLVDLAGSERAAKTGAAGERLKEGSNINKSLTTLGLVISALAEQGSTKNKNKFVPYRDSVLTWLLKDCLGGNSRTAMVATVSPSADNYEETLSTLRYADRAKSIVNHAVVNEDPNARIIRELREEVEKLRVQLTQAESLKAPELKDRLEESEKLIQEMTITWEEKLRKTEEIAQERQKQLESLGISLQSSGIKVGDDKSFLVNLNADPALNELLVYYLKEHTKVGSADSQDIQLCGMGIQAEHCVIDIMADTAVILTPYRNARTCVNGSPVTSALQLHHGDRIFWGNNHFFRINLPKRRSRGPEDEEGEGSVMKNSGSSEQLDADGDTASEVSSEVSFSYEFAQTEVMMKALGNNDPMQAVLQSLERQHEEEKRSALERQRQMYEQELQQLRKKLNPDRLSTGPSGGPASGQQGPGQQSHYRSLERLSMGGISHSTSAQSRLRQWNEDREVVLVRSLRRLREQIVRANLLVQEACFISEELERHTEYRVTLQIPSDNLNANRKRDAVLSEPAIQVRRRCRGKQIWSLEKMENRLVDMRELYQEWQDYNLHHHDNPMMRSYFRRADPFFDEQENHSLIGVANVFLSCLFYDVKLQYAVPIINQKGEVTGRLHVEVVRVGGGLEDNMAGGDEPDNNQDTEVQDRKLVCMIKILQATGLPQYLSNFVFCQYSFWDQPEPVIVAPEVDPSSSSPSTKDPHCMVVFDSCKEVAVSVTEDFIEYLTEGAVVIEVYGHRQADAGRNPALWDLSIIQAKTRTLRDRWSEVTRRLELWIQILEINENGDFVPVEVIPAKDVRTGGIFQLRQGQSRRIQVDVRSVQDSGTMPLIAEILLAVSVGCVEIRNTTANQEGDEMDSYQERDLERLRRQWLAALTKRQEYLDQHLQSLVSKAEKTEDDMEREAQLLEWRLTLTEERNAVMVPSAGSGIPGAPAEWVPLPGMETHTPVLFLNLKPDDLSSPDQFEVPEAGGWDATLSGEDEDDFFDLQIVKHYDGEVKAEASWDSTVHECLQLSRGGAWPEQRVYLTVRVVVQLSHPADMQLVLRKRICVNVNQGRQGFAHNFLRRMSTRSTIPGCGVTFEVVSNIPGDAPGSEDREMLANLAASAHNGQSADDEAAIEKYLRSVLSLENILTLDRLRQEVAVKEQLTGRGKSNRRSISSPSVHRLSGSRQDLSTTCLDDKGRWESQQDIFMPSQFHRTLPRPASSPSTYSTSPSSSPTPFGITSPQNQEPEQGRSGLAASYLSVKALVPQMPKLLKSLFPARDEKKELRPSPHNQQQHVPRIVTSGGDDNRVKAETTAVLRPPTKDRRAEFPEVPSLPVHDPHDITPLSPLSQSSSGYFSSSVSTVTLSDVLQPSSSSSSLLAAETTLPTNPQQQGADRNDVVTSPSQCVTKMAVVAPPASNHNSFTAENSFSEHKLVNSGRGGGDGFERLEISVDDEERSHDDVLPDWLTEGACVTVGSNKAGAVRYVGMTQFADGVWVGVELDTPVGKNDGSVGGHRYFQCKPGYGVLVRPDRLSCRDRTSRRTGDFTAPAHVPVLRGEAIVARHGENRKSWSS, encoded by the exons GAGTCAGTCCAAG GTCTTTGCCTATGATTACTGTTTCTGGTCCATGGATGAGACGGATAAGGAGAGATTTGCCG gccAGGAGGTGGTTTTCCAGTGCCTTGGGGAAAGTCTTCTCCGCAACGCCTTCCAGGGCTACAATGCCTGTATCTTTGCCTATGGACAAACTG GTTCGGGAAAGTCGTACACCATGATGGGTTCAGGGGACCAGCCAGGTCTGATTCCCCGGCTGTGTAGTGCTTTGTTTGATCGAACCCAGAAGGAACAGCGGGAGGAGGAGAGCTTCACTGTTGAGGTGTCCTACATGGAGATCTACAACGAGAAGGTCCGAGATCTGCTCGACCCCAAAGG GGGAAGACAAACTCTGAGGGTGAGGGAACATAAAGTTTTGGGTCCCTACGTGGATGGCCTGTCTCGACTAGCTGTGGCTAGCTACAAG GACATTGAGTCTCTGATGTCAGAGGGAAATAAGTCTCGGACTGTCGCTGCTACCAACATGAATGAGGAGAGCAGTCGATCACACGCTGTCTTCAACAtcatcctcacacacacactgaaagacTTGCAGTCTGGG aCGAGTGGGGAGAAGGTGAGTCGGTTGAGTCTGGTAGACTTGGCTGGGAGTGAGAGAGCGGCAAAGACTGGAGCAGCAGGGGAGCGACTCAAGGAGGGAAGCAACATCAACAA gtCTCTCACTACACTGGGCCTGGTGATCTCGGCGCTAGCTGAACAGGGATCAACAAAGAACAAGAACAAGTTTGTTCCCTACAGAGACTCTGTGCTGACATGGCTGCTGAAG GACTGTCTGGGTGGCAACAGTCGCACAGCGATGGTTGCAACTGTGAGTCCATCAGCAGACAATTATGAGGAGACTCTGTCAACGCTGCGCTATGCGGACAGAGCAAAAAGCATTGTTAACCATGCCGTCGTTAACGAAGACCCCAATGCTCGCATCATCAGGGAGCTCCGAGAGGAAGTAGAGAAACTACGAGTGCAACTGACTCAGGCAGAG tctttgaaGGCTCCAGAGCTAAAAGACCGTCTGGAAGAGTCAGAAAAGTTGATCCAAGAGATGACCATCACCTGGGAGGAGAAGCTTCGAAAAACTGAGGAGATTGCACAG GAGCGCCAGAAGCAGTTGGAGAGTCTGGGTATTTCTCTCCAGTCTTCAGGGATTAAAGTTGGAGATGATAAGAGTTTTCTTGTCAACCTCAACGCCGATCCTGCCCTCAATGAACTGCTGGTGTACTACctgaag GAACACACAAAGGTGGGCTCGGCAGACTCTCAGGACATCCAGCTGTGCGGGATGGGTATCCAGGCAGAGCACTGTGTCATCGACATTATGGCAGATACTGCAGTCATCCTCACCCCCTACCGCAATGCTCG GACATGTGTTAATGGTTCTCCAGTGACCAGTGCTCTGCAGCTTCACCATGGTGACCGAATTTTCTGGGGAAACAACCACTTCTTCAG GATCAACCTGCCTAAGCGGCGCTCTCGGGGGCCTGAGGATGAAGAGGGTGAAGGTAGTGTGATGAAGAATAGTGGCAGCAGTGAGCAGCTGGATGCAGATGGTGACACAGCCAGCGAAGTGTCCAGTGAAGTCAGCTTCTCCTATGAGTTCGCCCAGACAGAGGTCATGATGAAGGCCCTGGGCAATAATG ACCCCATGCAAGCAGTCCTGCAATCTCTGGAGAGGCAGCACGAAGAGGAGAAGCGCTCTGCTCTGGAGCGACAGAGACAAATGTACGAGCAGGAACTCCAGCAGCTCCGCAAGAAGCTGAACCCGGACCGGCTGTCCACCGGCCCATCTGGAGGGCCAGCGTCTGGCCAGCAAGGTCCAGGACAGCAGTCCCACTACCGCAGCCTGGAGAGACTCAGTATGGGAGGGATAAGTCATTCAACCAGTGCTCAGAGCAGACTGAGGCAGTGGAATGAGGACag gGAGGTAGTGTTGGTTAGGAGTCTGCGAAGGCTGAGGGAGCAGATAGTGAGGGCAAACCTCCTGGTGCAAGAAGCCTGTTTCATCTCTGAGGAGCTGGAGCGACACACAGAGTACAGAGTCACTCTGCAGATTCCATCGGACAACCTCAACGCAAACCGCaag aggGATGCAGTGCTCAGTGAACCAGCAATTCAGGTTCGACGTCGGTGTCGAGGGAAGCAGATCTGGAGTCTAGAGAAGATGGAGAACCGTCTGGTTGACATGAGAGAGCTGTACCAAGAGTGGCAGGACTACAACCTCCATCACCATGACAACCCT ATGATGCGCTCATATTTCCGTCGAGCAGACCCGTTCTTTGACGAGCAGGAAAACCACAGTCTGATCGGCGTTGCAAATGTCTTCCTTTCCTGTCTCTTCTACGATGTCAAGCTGCAGTACGCTGTTCCCATCATCAATCAGAAGGGGGAG GTGACAGGGCGTCTTCATGTGGAGGTGGTGAGGGTTGGAGGGGGATTAGAGGACAACATGGCCGGAGGAGATGAACCCGATAACAACCAAGACACTGAAGTCCAGGATCGCAAACTGGTCTGCATG ATTAAGATCCTGCAGGCCACTGGTCTTCCCCAGTACCTGTCCAACTTCGTCTTCTGTCAGTATTCATTCTGGGACCAGCCTGAGCCCGTCATTGTGGCTCCTGAAGTAGACCCATCGTCCTCGTCGCCCAGCACCAAGGACCCACACTGCATGGTGGTGTTTGACAGCTGCAAG GAGGTGGCTGTGTCAGTAACAGAGGATTTCATTGAATACCTGACTGAAGGGGCAGTTGTCATCGAGGTATATGGACACAGACAGGCTGATGCAGGAAGAAACCCCGCCCTCTGGGACCTCAGCATTATCCAGGCCAAAACACGCACACTACGAGacag GTGGAGTGAGGTAACACGTCGCCTGGAGCTGTGGATTCAAATCCTGGAGATAAATGAGAATGGAGACTTTGTCCCAGTGGAAGTGATTCCTGCCAAAGATGTGCGGACTGGGGGAATCTTCCAGCTTCGGCAG GGTCAGTCAAGGCGAATCCAGGTGGACGTGCGTTCAGTTCAAGACTCAGGCACCATGCCTCTGATAGCAGAAATACTGCTTGCAGTGTCAGTGGGTTGTGTGGAGATCAGAAACACCACAGCAAACCAGGAAGGAGATGAGATGGACAGTTATCAG GAAAGAGACCTGGAGCGTTTGCGGCGGCAGTGGTTAGCTGCTCTCACCAAGAGACAGGAATACCTTGATCAGCACCTGCAGAGCCTGGTCAGCAAAGCAG AAAAGACAGAAGATGACATGGAGAGGGAGGCCCAGCTGCTGGAGTGGCGCTTGACTCTGACAGAGGAAAGAAATGCTGTCATGGTGCCCTCTGCTGGCAGCGGCATTCCTGGAGCACCTGCTGAATG GGTTCCTCTGCCCGGCATGGAGACTCATACTCCTGTCCTCTTCCTGAACCTCAAAC CTGATGACCTCAGCTCTCCAGACCAGTTTGAGGTTCCTGAGGCTGGAGGTTGGGATGCCACCCTGAGTGGAGAGGATGAGGACGACTTCTTTGACCTGCAGATCGTCAAACACTACGATGGAGAG GTGAAAGCAGAGGCATCATGGGACTCTACCGTCCATGAGTGTCTCCAGCTCAGCCGTGGGGGGGCGTGGCCGGAGCAGCGGGTATACCTGACAGTTCGAGTGGTGGTTCAGCTTAGCCACCCTGCCGACATGCAGCTGGTCCTGAGAAAGAGGATCTGCGTCAACGTTAACCAGGGCCGCCAGGGTTTTGCACACAACTTTCTTAGAAGGATGTCAACCCGCAGCACCATACCTGGCTGTGGGGTCACCTTTGAGGTGGTCTCCAACATCCCCGGG GACGCGCCTGGTTCAGAGGACAGGGAGATGCTGGCTAACCTCGCTGCCAGCGCACACAACGGCCAGTCAGCTGATGACGAGGCTGCAATTGAGAAATACCTCCGCAGTGTCCTTAGTCTGGAGAACATCCTGACTCTGGATAGACTCAGACAG gaGGTGGCAGTGAAGGAGCAACTGACGGGCAGAGGGAAGAGCAACAGACGGAGCATAAGTTCTCCTTCTGTCCACAGg CTGTCTGGAAGTAGACAAGACCTGTCTACAACCTGCCTGGACGATAAG GGTCGATGGGAGAGTCAGCAGGATATCTTCATGCCTTCTCAGTTTCACCGCACGCTCCCCCGGCCAGCCTCTTCCCCCTCCACCTACTCCACCTCCCCTTCTTCATCCCCTACTCCCTTCGGCATAACATCCCCACAGAACCAGGAACCAGAGCAAG GTCGTTCAGGACTTGCTGCCTCTTATCTTTCAGTTAAGGCCCTGGTTCCTCAGATGCCCAAACTGCTCAAGTCTCTGTTTCCAGCGCGAGACGAGAAGAAGGAGCTGAGACCTTCGCCACACAACCAGCAG CAGCATGTCCCTCGCATCGTGACATCAGGAGGGGACGACAATCGAGTCAAGGCGGAGACG ACTGCTGTTCTCCGGCCCCCAACCAAAGACAGACGGGCAGAGTTCCCAGAAGTCCCTTCTCTTCCTGTGCATGACCCGCATGACATCACCCCCCTCAGCCCCCTCAGCCAGTCATCAAGTGGCTACTTCTCCAGTAGTGTTTCTACAGTTACCCTGTCTGACGTTCTCCAACCTTCCTCCTCGTCGTCCTCCCTCCTGGCCGCTGAGACTACGTTACCCACAAACCCCCAGCAGCAGGGTGCTGACAggaacgatgttgtaacctcTCCTTCTCAGTGTGTCACCAAGATGGCCGTCGTCGCTCCACCCGCTTCCAATCACAACAGCTTCACTGCAGAAAACTCCTTCTCTGAACACAAGCTGGTCAACTCAGGAAGAGGAGGCGGCGATGGCTTTGAGAGGCTGGAGATCTCTGTGGACGATGAAGAGCGTAGCCATGACGACGTACTGCCTGACTGGCTGACAGAAGGGGCATGTGTTACAGTAGGAAGCAATAAGGCCGGGGCAGTGCGCTACGTTGGAATGACGCAGTTCGCTGATGGAGTGTGGGTGGGGGTGGAGCTGGACACCCCTGTAG GCAAAAATGACGGTTCCGTTGGAGGTCATCGGTATTTCCAATGTAAACCGGGTTACGGGGTGCTGGTTCGCCCGGACCGGCTGTCCTGCCGTGATCGGACCAGCCGGCGAACGGGAGACTTCACTGCTCCTGCCCATGTCCCCGTCTTGCGAGGAGAAGCCATTGTTGCCCGCCATGGGGAGAATCGCAAGTCCTGGAGCAGTTGA
- the kif13ba gene encoding kinesin-like protein KIF13B isoform X2 — protein MGEPSLDDANVKVAVRVRPMNRREKELNTKCIVEMAKNQTILHPGGANLGKADSRSQSKVFAYDYCFWSMDETDKERFAGQEVVFQCLGESLLRNAFQGYNACIFAYGQTGSGKSYTMMGSGDQPGLIPRLCSALFDRTQKEQREEESFTVEVSYMEIYNEKVRDLLDPKGGRQTLRVREHKVLGPYVDGLSRLAVASYKDIESLMSEGNKSRTVAATNMNEESSRSHAVFNIILTHTLKDLQSGTSGEKVSRLSLVDLAGSERAAKTGAAGERLKEGSNINKSLTTLGLVISALAEQGSTKNKNKFVPYRDSVLTWLLKDCLGGNSRTAMVATVSPSADNYEETLSTLRYADRAKSIVNHAVVNEDPNARIIRELREEVEKLRVQLTQAESLKAPELKDRLEESEKLIQEMTITWEEKLRKTEEIAQERQKQLESLGISLQSSGIKVGDDKSFLVNLNADPALNELLVYYLKEHTKVGSADSQDIQLCGMGIQAEHCVIDIMADTAVILTPYRNARTCVNGSPVTSALQLHHGDRIFWGNNHFFRINLPKRRSRGPEDEEGEGSVMKNSGSSEQLDADGDTASEVSSEVSFSYEFAQTEVMMKALGNNDPMQAVLQSLERQHEEEKRSALERQRQMYEQELQQLRKKLNPDRLSTGPSGGPASGQQGPGQQSHYRSLERLSMGGISHSTSAQSRLRQWNEDREVVLVRSLRRLREQIVRANLLVQEACFISEELERHTEYRVTLQIPSDNLNANRKRDAVLSEPAIQVRRRCRGKQIWSLEKMENRLVDMRELYQEWQDYNLHHHDNPMMRSYFRRADPFFDEQENHSLIGVANVFLSCLFYDVKLQYAVPIINQKGEVTGRLHVEVVRVGGGLEDNMAGGDEPDNNQDTEVQDRKLVCMIKILQATGLPQYLSNFVFCQYSFWDQPEPVIVAPEVDPSSSSPSTKDPHCMVVFDSCKEVAVSVTEDFIEYLTEGAVVIEVYGHRQADAGRNPALWDLSIIQAKTRTLRDRWSEVTRRLELWIQILEINENGDFVPVEVIPAKDVRTGGIFQLRQGQSRRIQVDVRSVQDSGTMPLIAEILLAVSVGCVEIRNTTANQEGDEMDSYQERDLERLRRQWLAALTKRQEYLDQHLQSLVSKAEKTEDDMEREAQLLEWRLTLTEERNAVMVPSAGSGIPGAPAEWVPLPGMETHTPVLFLNLKPDDLSSPDQFEVPEAGGWDATLSGEDEDDFFDLQIVKHYDGEVKAEASWDSTVHECLQLSRGGAWPEQRVYLTVRVVVQLSHPADMQLVLRKRICVNVNQGRQGFAHNFLRRMSTRSTIPGCGVTFEVVSNIPGDAPGSEDREMLANLAASAHNGQSADDEAAIEKYLRSVLSLENILTLDRLRQEVAVKEQLTGRGKSNRRSISSPSVHRLSGSRQDLSTTCLDDKGRWESQQDIFMPSQFHRTLPRPASSPSTYSTSPSSSPTPFGITSPQNQEPEQGRSGLAASYLSVKALVPQMPKLLKSLFPARDEKKELRPSPHNQQHVPRIVTSGGDDNRVKAETTAVLRPPTKDRRAEFPEVPSLPVHDPHDITPLSPLSQSSSGYFSSSVSTVTLSDVLQPSSSSSSLLAAETTLPTNPQQQGADRNDVVTSPSQCVTKMAVVAPPASNHNSFTAENSFSEHKLVNSGRGGGDGFERLEISVDDEERSHDDVLPDWLTEGACVTVGSNKAGAVRYVGMTQFADGVWVGVELDTPVGKNDGSVGGHRYFQCKPGYGVLVRPDRLSCRDRTSRRTGDFTAPAHVPVLRGEAIVARHGENRKSWSS, from the exons GAGTCAGTCCAAG GTCTTTGCCTATGATTACTGTTTCTGGTCCATGGATGAGACGGATAAGGAGAGATTTGCCG gccAGGAGGTGGTTTTCCAGTGCCTTGGGGAAAGTCTTCTCCGCAACGCCTTCCAGGGCTACAATGCCTGTATCTTTGCCTATGGACAAACTG GTTCGGGAAAGTCGTACACCATGATGGGTTCAGGGGACCAGCCAGGTCTGATTCCCCGGCTGTGTAGTGCTTTGTTTGATCGAACCCAGAAGGAACAGCGGGAGGAGGAGAGCTTCACTGTTGAGGTGTCCTACATGGAGATCTACAACGAGAAGGTCCGAGATCTGCTCGACCCCAAAGG GGGAAGACAAACTCTGAGGGTGAGGGAACATAAAGTTTTGGGTCCCTACGTGGATGGCCTGTCTCGACTAGCTGTGGCTAGCTACAAG GACATTGAGTCTCTGATGTCAGAGGGAAATAAGTCTCGGACTGTCGCTGCTACCAACATGAATGAGGAGAGCAGTCGATCACACGCTGTCTTCAACAtcatcctcacacacacactgaaagacTTGCAGTCTGGG aCGAGTGGGGAGAAGGTGAGTCGGTTGAGTCTGGTAGACTTGGCTGGGAGTGAGAGAGCGGCAAAGACTGGAGCAGCAGGGGAGCGACTCAAGGAGGGAAGCAACATCAACAA gtCTCTCACTACACTGGGCCTGGTGATCTCGGCGCTAGCTGAACAGGGATCAACAAAGAACAAGAACAAGTTTGTTCCCTACAGAGACTCTGTGCTGACATGGCTGCTGAAG GACTGTCTGGGTGGCAACAGTCGCACAGCGATGGTTGCAACTGTGAGTCCATCAGCAGACAATTATGAGGAGACTCTGTCAACGCTGCGCTATGCGGACAGAGCAAAAAGCATTGTTAACCATGCCGTCGTTAACGAAGACCCCAATGCTCGCATCATCAGGGAGCTCCGAGAGGAAGTAGAGAAACTACGAGTGCAACTGACTCAGGCAGAG tctttgaaGGCTCCAGAGCTAAAAGACCGTCTGGAAGAGTCAGAAAAGTTGATCCAAGAGATGACCATCACCTGGGAGGAGAAGCTTCGAAAAACTGAGGAGATTGCACAG GAGCGCCAGAAGCAGTTGGAGAGTCTGGGTATTTCTCTCCAGTCTTCAGGGATTAAAGTTGGAGATGATAAGAGTTTTCTTGTCAACCTCAACGCCGATCCTGCCCTCAATGAACTGCTGGTGTACTACctgaag GAACACACAAAGGTGGGCTCGGCAGACTCTCAGGACATCCAGCTGTGCGGGATGGGTATCCAGGCAGAGCACTGTGTCATCGACATTATGGCAGATACTGCAGTCATCCTCACCCCCTACCGCAATGCTCG GACATGTGTTAATGGTTCTCCAGTGACCAGTGCTCTGCAGCTTCACCATGGTGACCGAATTTTCTGGGGAAACAACCACTTCTTCAG GATCAACCTGCCTAAGCGGCGCTCTCGGGGGCCTGAGGATGAAGAGGGTGAAGGTAGTGTGATGAAGAATAGTGGCAGCAGTGAGCAGCTGGATGCAGATGGTGACACAGCCAGCGAAGTGTCCAGTGAAGTCAGCTTCTCCTATGAGTTCGCCCAGACAGAGGTCATGATGAAGGCCCTGGGCAATAATG ACCCCATGCAAGCAGTCCTGCAATCTCTGGAGAGGCAGCACGAAGAGGAGAAGCGCTCTGCTCTGGAGCGACAGAGACAAATGTACGAGCAGGAACTCCAGCAGCTCCGCAAGAAGCTGAACCCGGACCGGCTGTCCACCGGCCCATCTGGAGGGCCAGCGTCTGGCCAGCAAGGTCCAGGACAGCAGTCCCACTACCGCAGCCTGGAGAGACTCAGTATGGGAGGGATAAGTCATTCAACCAGTGCTCAGAGCAGACTGAGGCAGTGGAATGAGGACag gGAGGTAGTGTTGGTTAGGAGTCTGCGAAGGCTGAGGGAGCAGATAGTGAGGGCAAACCTCCTGGTGCAAGAAGCCTGTTTCATCTCTGAGGAGCTGGAGCGACACACAGAGTACAGAGTCACTCTGCAGATTCCATCGGACAACCTCAACGCAAACCGCaag aggGATGCAGTGCTCAGTGAACCAGCAATTCAGGTTCGACGTCGGTGTCGAGGGAAGCAGATCTGGAGTCTAGAGAAGATGGAGAACCGTCTGGTTGACATGAGAGAGCTGTACCAAGAGTGGCAGGACTACAACCTCCATCACCATGACAACCCT ATGATGCGCTCATATTTCCGTCGAGCAGACCCGTTCTTTGACGAGCAGGAAAACCACAGTCTGATCGGCGTTGCAAATGTCTTCCTTTCCTGTCTCTTCTACGATGTCAAGCTGCAGTACGCTGTTCCCATCATCAATCAGAAGGGGGAG GTGACAGGGCGTCTTCATGTGGAGGTGGTGAGGGTTGGAGGGGGATTAGAGGACAACATGGCCGGAGGAGATGAACCCGATAACAACCAAGACACTGAAGTCCAGGATCGCAAACTGGTCTGCATG ATTAAGATCCTGCAGGCCACTGGTCTTCCCCAGTACCTGTCCAACTTCGTCTTCTGTCAGTATTCATTCTGGGACCAGCCTGAGCCCGTCATTGTGGCTCCTGAAGTAGACCCATCGTCCTCGTCGCCCAGCACCAAGGACCCACACTGCATGGTGGTGTTTGACAGCTGCAAG GAGGTGGCTGTGTCAGTAACAGAGGATTTCATTGAATACCTGACTGAAGGGGCAGTTGTCATCGAGGTATATGGACACAGACAGGCTGATGCAGGAAGAAACCCCGCCCTCTGGGACCTCAGCATTATCCAGGCCAAAACACGCACACTACGAGacag GTGGAGTGAGGTAACACGTCGCCTGGAGCTGTGGATTCAAATCCTGGAGATAAATGAGAATGGAGACTTTGTCCCAGTGGAAGTGATTCCTGCCAAAGATGTGCGGACTGGGGGAATCTTCCAGCTTCGGCAG GGTCAGTCAAGGCGAATCCAGGTGGACGTGCGTTCAGTTCAAGACTCAGGCACCATGCCTCTGATAGCAGAAATACTGCTTGCAGTGTCAGTGGGTTGTGTGGAGATCAGAAACACCACAGCAAACCAGGAAGGAGATGAGATGGACAGTTATCAG GAAAGAGACCTGGAGCGTTTGCGGCGGCAGTGGTTAGCTGCTCTCACCAAGAGACAGGAATACCTTGATCAGCACCTGCAGAGCCTGGTCAGCAAAGCAG AAAAGACAGAAGATGACATGGAGAGGGAGGCCCAGCTGCTGGAGTGGCGCTTGACTCTGACAGAGGAAAGAAATGCTGTCATGGTGCCCTCTGCTGGCAGCGGCATTCCTGGAGCACCTGCTGAATG GGTTCCTCTGCCCGGCATGGAGACTCATACTCCTGTCCTCTTCCTGAACCTCAAAC CTGATGACCTCAGCTCTCCAGACCAGTTTGAGGTTCCTGAGGCTGGAGGTTGGGATGCCACCCTGAGTGGAGAGGATGAGGACGACTTCTTTGACCTGCAGATCGTCAAACACTACGATGGAGAG GTGAAAGCAGAGGCATCATGGGACTCTACCGTCCATGAGTGTCTCCAGCTCAGCCGTGGGGGGGCGTGGCCGGAGCAGCGGGTATACCTGACAGTTCGAGTGGTGGTTCAGCTTAGCCACCCTGCCGACATGCAGCTGGTCCTGAGAAAGAGGATCTGCGTCAACGTTAACCAGGGCCGCCAGGGTTTTGCACACAACTTTCTTAGAAGGATGTCAACCCGCAGCACCATACCTGGCTGTGGGGTCACCTTTGAGGTGGTCTCCAACATCCCCGGG GACGCGCCTGGTTCAGAGGACAGGGAGATGCTGGCTAACCTCGCTGCCAGCGCACACAACGGCCAGTCAGCTGATGACGAGGCTGCAATTGAGAAATACCTCCGCAGTGTCCTTAGTCTGGAGAACATCCTGACTCTGGATAGACTCAGACAG gaGGTGGCAGTGAAGGAGCAACTGACGGGCAGAGGGAAGAGCAACAGACGGAGCATAAGTTCTCCTTCTGTCCACAGg CTGTCTGGAAGTAGACAAGACCTGTCTACAACCTGCCTGGACGATAAG GGTCGATGGGAGAGTCAGCAGGATATCTTCATGCCTTCTCAGTTTCACCGCACGCTCCCCCGGCCAGCCTCTTCCCCCTCCACCTACTCCACCTCCCCTTCTTCATCCCCTACTCCCTTCGGCATAACATCCCCACAGAACCAGGAACCAGAGCAAG GTCGTTCAGGACTTGCTGCCTCTTATCTTTCAGTTAAGGCCCTGGTTCCTCAGATGCCCAAACTGCTCAAGTCTCTGTTTCCAGCGCGAGACGAGAAGAAGGAGCTGAGACCTTCGCCACACAACCAGCAG CATGTCCCTCGCATCGTGACATCAGGAGGGGACGACAATCGAGTCAAGGCGGAGACG ACTGCTGTTCTCCGGCCCCCAACCAAAGACAGACGGGCAGAGTTCCCAGAAGTCCCTTCTCTTCCTGTGCATGACCCGCATGACATCACCCCCCTCAGCCCCCTCAGCCAGTCATCAAGTGGCTACTTCTCCAGTAGTGTTTCTACAGTTACCCTGTCTGACGTTCTCCAACCTTCCTCCTCGTCGTCCTCCCTCCTGGCCGCTGAGACTACGTTACCCACAAACCCCCAGCAGCAGGGTGCTGACAggaacgatgttgtaacctcTCCTTCTCAGTGTGTCACCAAGATGGCCGTCGTCGCTCCACCCGCTTCCAATCACAACAGCTTCACTGCAGAAAACTCCTTCTCTGAACACAAGCTGGTCAACTCAGGAAGAGGAGGCGGCGATGGCTTTGAGAGGCTGGAGATCTCTGTGGACGATGAAGAGCGTAGCCATGACGACGTACTGCCTGACTGGCTGACAGAAGGGGCATGTGTTACAGTAGGAAGCAATAAGGCCGGGGCAGTGCGCTACGTTGGAATGACGCAGTTCGCTGATGGAGTGTGGGTGGGGGTGGAGCTGGACACCCCTGTAG GCAAAAATGACGGTTCCGTTGGAGGTCATCGGTATTTCCAATGTAAACCGGGTTACGGGGTGCTGGTTCGCCCGGACCGGCTGTCCTGCCGTGATCGGACCAGCCGGCGAACGGGAGACTTCACTGCTCCTGCCCATGTCCCCGTCTTGCGAGGAGAAGCCATTGTTGCCCGCCATGGGGAGAATCGCAAGTCCTGGAGCAGTTGA